The DNA window ACATTGCCGAACCAACCGGCCAGAAAAATGGCTGGTGAGATATCCGGGTTAAGGCCGCACGTGAAGAGTTTGAGGGGCTTGACCAAGAGGACAGGGAGGCCCTGATTCCAAGTTTCAAGAAGGCCATCAAATCAGGATGTCCCGACTATGCCGTGGGAGAATTTCTCAGGAAGATGTGTTCCGCCTCCATCCCAATCGTCGCTGAGCTGCTCAACGATGACAGTCCGGAAGTTCGGGGTTATGGCGCAGGTCTTCTGGTATATCTGGAGTGTGACGAGGCAATTCCACTCTTGGAGAAGGTGGTGGAAACGGAGCAATACCTCTGTCTCCCGATTGCCATCCTGGCCAACAGGAAACAGGTCAATGCCAGGCTGCTTCCCTTTCTAATCAACGCCCTTGATAAGCCTCAATGTGCCGAGGTTTCGTGCAGGGCGCTGAAAGTTCTTGGCCCGGAGGCGGAACCCGCCATCCCAGCCCTAATCCAGTGCCTAGAAAAGGCGTGGCATTCGGATTCTGACCCCTCCAACTCGCTGGCCATGGGGGCAGCCATGGATATCCTGCAGACATTCGGTTCCAAAGCGGCCCCCGCCATTCCAGTCCTGATTGAAGTCTTGGGAAGTGATTCCTATATTCGGTTCAATGCCGTTGAGACACTGGCCAAGATCGGCCCCGAGGCGGAATCTGCCCTTGTCGCGGCAATTGACTCAACCAATGTGCGTCAACGGGAAGAGGCGACGAGCGCACTTGCCCGAATACAGCCGTATAGCGAGAACACCATTGCCGTGTTCTTGCGGCTGGTTGAAGATGAAAACGATTACGTGCGGGAATACGCGGCACAGGCGCTGGGCAAAGTGGACACGGATGCCGCGCGGGAAGCGTTTGTCCGCGCCAAAGAGAAAGGGGAAGAACTGTATCGAAAAGCCGAGGTTTTGGAAAAGGAGCTGGCTGGGCGTGTTTGGACAAAAACAGAGATTGAGGCTGTCGTTCCGCCCGACGCCAATCACAAGCATCCACGCAAACTTGAACGCAGTTTATCCGTGTTCGGCTGCGACAGTGAAGAGTTTTACGTGACGGTGCACGTCGGCAGGGATTGGCCTACCATCGTGGTGGTCTGGGCGAAACAGGAGCCCGACGGCTACAAACGGCTCTGGATGGAAGAATTCCCCTGTGACAGCGGCATTGTCGGTGACATCAAGGGTTTTCGTTATCATGAAGTGCCTTTCCTGTACATGGTTTGGATAAATGCGGGTTCCGGAGCCTACAGGGACGACTATTTGTTTGCTTTGGCACCCGGGCACCGATTGATGCCCATCAGTATTGAACCCGTCAATTTCGAGAACACAATAAAGGAAGGGGAACGAGTAAGGAAGAGCTTGCACATGTCTTTTTCCGATGACTCCCTGGATTTCAGCTTCTATATATGGAACAAGGACGATGCAGAGTGTTGTCCGACGGCGGGCGGCGTTCATGGAACATACAAGGTGGTTGGGGACCCGCTTTCGGAGAAAGAGGCAAGGCTTGTCGCGGACACTTGCATCAGGGAGGAACCAGACTCATTACAATGACGCGCCCATCCGCAGGATTCAGGCCTCAATCCGTTCGCTTGCCTGATTGGCTGCTGGGTTGGTGTGGTTGTCATCGGTTTGGAACTGCGTCCAGACAGGCTGCTGAAATGACTTCGGCGGTTCCCGCACATGCTGCGCCTAGTTTTTGGGCGGGGCATTGGCCTCCCGTTCGAGCTGGCGCTCGATGCGGGTGATGTTGCGCTCCGCCTCGGCGGCGCGGCGTGAGCCAGGCTCCAGGGCGATGATGCGCTCGTAGGTGCTGATGGCGGTGGCGTAGTCCTGCGCCTGCCGCTGGGTGTCCGCCAGCCTGCCCAGAATGGAGGGGTCGTCGGGCCGGAGTGCCAGGGCCGTCTCGTAGTACGCCTGGGCCGCGCCGAACTGCCCCATCTGCCGGTAGGTGTTGGCAAGCTGCACCTGCGTGGTGTGGTTTTGGGGGTTGAGCGCGGCCAGGGTCTGGTACTCGGAGATGGCGGCGTTGTAGTCGCCCACGCGGCGGTAGTAGTCGCCCAGGGCGCGCCGCGCGTCGGGGGATTCGGGCGCGCCGGACGCCCATTGGGCGAGGGTGGCGCCCTCTTCGCCGCGCATTCCCAGACGCCGGTACAGGTCTGCGGCCATGGGGTAGGCCCGCAGGTCCCCGGCGCTCATGGACTGGAAATCCGTGAGGTATTGCAGGGCCTCGGCGTTGTAGCCGTTCCGGGCGTAGGCCTGCGCCGCCAAATAGCGCGCCACGGAGTCGTTGGGCATGGCCTCCATCCAGTTCTCGTAGGTGGAGAGTTCTTCGTCCACCAGACCGAGCTGGCGGCTGAGGGTGGCGAGGGACTGGTAGGCCTGCCGGTTCTTGGGGTCCGTCTCGATGCTTTCCTGGAGAAGCGCCATGGCCTCGTCATAGTTTCCGGACTTTGCCGCGCGCCGGGCCTGGTCGGCCAGTTGCGCCGATTTGGCGGAGGCGGCGGACTTGGCGGCGTCACCGCCCCGGCTTGCCTCTTTCTTCAGGTCTTTTCTGGCTGTTTTGCCCTCTGACGCCTCTCCGTGTTTTCCGGTTCCCCCTTTGCCGTTCCGGGCGTTCCCGCCGTGCGCGGCGGTGTAGGCGCCGGATGCGTCCATCATGGAGTCCACCGCCATGCCGATGAGGGATTCCATGAAATTTTGCTCGCCCCCGTCCGGGTCCGCGCCGTTTTCCCCGTGGCCGCCCGCCGCCCCCGGTCTGCCTGTGTCAAAAGGCACTGGGTCCCGGTCCTCCGTCCAGTCCGCGGGCAGGGGGGCGCCGGGGACAACCGGGGTTCCGGGTGCCTGGGTGGACACGGCGGCCATTTCATGCCGCAGGCCCTGCAGGCGCGCGGTCTGGAGGGCGGCCACCACCGCCAGCGCCAGCACGGCCAGGGCCAGCGCCAGCACCACCCTGTCCCGCGCAAATCCCGCTGTCGGCTGTTTTCTCAAGGGGAACCCTCCAGAATCCGGTGTTTCACCATGTCCGCCGAAGTATAACACGGGATTTTTGGAAAGGCTCCCCGAAAAAGAAAGGCGCCGGACGGCGTTTCCACCGCCCGGCGCCGGGAAAGCGTGGCTGTGCCTAGCAGAGGTAGTCGTTGAGGATGTTCTCGAGACGCTCCTGGCGGCCGCTGGTGATCTTCGGCTCGCCGCTCTTGAAGGTGTGGGCCTCGAGTTCCTCGAAGCCGACCTTGCGCTGTTCGATCAGTTTGCCCAGGCCCTTGTCCCAGCCGCTGTAGCGCTGTTTGACGACCTTCTCGAAAACCTTGTCCTTGTGGAGTTTCGCGGCGATTTTCAGGCCGCGCGCGAAGCAGTCCATGGCGCCGATGTGCGCGTGGAAGAGGTCCTCGGTGTCAATGGACTGGCGGCGGATGTGGGCGTCGAAGTTGAGGCCGCCCGTCTTGAACCCGCCGTACTTCATGATGATGTGCATGGCGAGGGTGGTCTCATAGAGGTTGGTCGGGAACTGGTCCGTGTCCCAGCCCAGCAGCTCGTCGCCCCGGTTCGCGTCCACCGAGCCGAGGATGCCGTTCGCGCCCGCGTACTCCAGCTCGTGCAGCAGCGTGTGGCCGGCGAGGGTGGCGTGGTTCGCCTCGATGTTCAGTTTGAACGCGTCGTCCAGGCCGTATTTCTGCAGGAAGGCGTGGCAGCTCGCCGAGTCGAAGTCGTACTGGTGCTTGGTGGGCTCCTTCGGCTTGGGCTCGATGTAGAACTGGCCCTTGAACCCGATCTTCTTCTTGTAGTCCACGGCCATGTTCAGGAAGATGCCCAGATGATCCAGTTCGCGGCCCATGTCCGTGTTCAGCAGGGTCTCGTAGCCCTCGCGGCCGCCCCAGAAGGTGTAGCCCTCGCCGCCGAGGTACTTGGTGACCTCGATGGCCTTCTTCACCTTGGTCGCGGCGAAGGCGAAGACATCCGGGGACGGATTGGTCGAGGCGCCGGACATGAAGCGGGGGTGGGAAAAGAGATTGCAGGTGCCCCAGAGCAGCTTCACGCCCGTGTCGCCCTGCATCTTCTTCGCCAGCTTCACGATGTGGTCCAGACGTTTGTTGGTTTCGGCCAGGCTGTCCGCCTCGGGCGAGATGTCCGTGTCGTGAAAGCACCAGTACTTCACGCCAAGCTTGGTAAAGAACTCGAAGGCGGCCTCCAGGGTCTGCTCGGCGATTTTCACCGGGTCGTCGCCCGCGTTGTAGGCGCGCTTGTACACCGGCCCGCCGAACATGTCCGAGCCGCCCGACTTGAAGGTGTGCCAGTAGCACACGGCAAAGCGCAGGTGGTCGGCCATGGTCTTACCCAGCACCTTCTCGGAGGGGTTGTAGTGCTTGAAGGCGAGGGGGTTTTTGGAGTCCGGCCCCTCATATTTGACGGCATCCTGCACTTCCGGAAAATAGACGGCCATGGTCCTGTCTCCTGTTTTTTTGCCTGTTTCCACGAAAACGGCGGCGGGCGGCGACTGGCCGCATGCCGGGGCGCGTTTTCTGGACGATCCGAAGAAGATACCCCCCGGCCCCGCCGGGATGCAAATCCAAAGTGAATAAACGCCGGACGGGCCGGGTTTATTACACGGTTTCCACTCAAACAGGCCGGTGGCGCGTCGCGCCCGGCAGGGAGCAGCGGCAGGCATGAAAGTCAAAGACGCCCCCGGAAAAGGGTGTGTGCTGGTGTGCAACGGCAAAGACTGCAAAAAGGCGGGATCGGGGAAGGTCCGCAAGTCCCTGGAGGAGGCCTTTGACAAGGCAAAGCTCCGGGTCGAGGTGTACAAGACGGGTTGCCAGGGCCGCTGTTCACGGGCGCCAGTCGCCCTGCTGTGGCCCCAAGGCAAAGCCTGCATGGAAGTCAGTCCCGGAGACGCGGGGGAGATTGTTGAAATGATGGGGGGCAAGGGGAAGAAGA is part of the Candidatus Hydrogenedentota bacterium genome and encodes:
- a CDS encoding tetratricopeptide repeat protein, yielding MRKQPTAGFARDRVVLALALAVLALAVVAALQTARLQGLRHEMAAVSTQAPGTPVVPGAPLPADWTEDRDPVPFDTGRPGAAGGHGENGADPDGGEQNFMESLIGMAVDSMMDASGAYTAAHGGNARNGKGGTGKHGEASEGKTARKDLKKEASRGGDAAKSAASAKSAQLADQARRAAKSGNYDEAMALLQESIETDPKNRQAYQSLATLSRQLGLVDEELSTYENWMEAMPNDSVARYLAAQAYARNGYNAEALQYLTDFQSMSAGDLRAYPMAADLYRRLGMRGEEGATLAQWASGAPESPDARRALGDYYRRVGDYNAAISEYQTLAALNPQNHTTQVQLANTYRQMGQFGAAQAYYETALALRPDDPSILGRLADTQRQAQDYATAISTYERIIALEPGSRRAAEAERNITRIERQLEREANAPPKN
- a CDS encoding HEAT repeat domain-containing protein, encoding MGEFLRKMCSASIPIVAELLNDDSPEVRGYGAGLLVYLECDEAIPLLEKVVETEQYLCLPIAILANRKQVNARLLPFLINALDKPQCAEVSCRALKVLGPEAEPAIPALIQCLEKAWHSDSDPSNSLAMGAAMDILQTFGSKAAPAIPVLIEVLGSDSYIRFNAVETLAKIGPEAESALVAAIDSTNVRQREEATSALARIQPYSENTIAVFLRLVEDENDYVREYAAQALGKVDTDAAREAFVRAKEKGEELYRKAEVLEKELAGRVWTKTEIEAVVPPDANHKHPRKLERSLSVFGCDSEEFYVTVHVGRDWPTIVVVWAKQEPDGYKRLWMEEFPCDSGIVGDIKGFRYHEVPFLYMVWINAGSGAYRDDYLFALAPGHRLMPISIEPVNFENTIKEGERVRKSLHMSFSDDSLDFSFYIWNKDDAECCPTAGGVHGTYKVVGDPLSEKEARLVADTCIREEPDSLQ
- the xylA gene encoding xylose isomerase, yielding MAVYFPEVQDAVKYEGPDSKNPLAFKHYNPSEKVLGKTMADHLRFAVCYWHTFKSGGSDMFGGPVYKRAYNAGDDPVKIAEQTLEAAFEFFTKLGVKYWCFHDTDISPEADSLAETNKRLDHIVKLAKKMQGDTGVKLLWGTCNLFSHPRFMSGASTNPSPDVFAFAATKVKKAIEVTKYLGGEGYTFWGGREGYETLLNTDMGRELDHLGIFLNMAVDYKKKIGFKGQFYIEPKPKEPTKHQYDFDSASCHAFLQKYGLDDAFKLNIEANHATLAGHTLLHELEYAGANGILGSVDANRGDELLGWDTDQFPTNLYETTLAMHIIMKYGGFKTGGLNFDAHIRRQSIDTEDLFHAHIGAMDCFARGLKIAAKLHKDKVFEKVVKQRYSGWDKGLGKLIEQRKVGFEELEAHTFKSGEPKITSGRQERLENILNDYLC
- a CDS encoding (2Fe-2S) ferredoxin domain-containing protein, with product MKVKDAPGKGCVLVCNGKDCKKAGSGKVRKSLEEAFDKAKLRVEVYKTGCQGRCSRAPVALLWPQGKACMEVSPGDAGEIVEMMGGKGKKKED